The proteins below are encoded in one region of Ornithinimicrobium avium:
- the rpmA gene encoding 50S ribosomal protein L27, giving the protein MATKKGASSTKNGRDSNAQRLGVKRFGGQVVGTGEIIVRQRGTHFHPGEGVARGRDDTLFALVPGVVEFGSKRGRKTVNVVASDTATVDA; this is encoded by the coding sequence ATGGCAACCAAGAAGGGTGCGTCCTCGACCAAGAACGGTCGTGACTCGAACGCCCAGCGCCTCGGCGTGAAGCGCTTCGGCGGGCAGGTCGTCGGCACCGGCGAGATCATCGTGCGCCAGCGCGGCACGCACTTCCACCCCGGCGAGGGCGTGGCCCGCGGGCGCGACGACACGCTCTTCGCGCTGGTCCCCGGCGTCGTGGAGTTCGGCTCCAAGCGCGGCCGCAAGACCGTGAACGTGGTCGCGTCCGACACCGCGACCGTCGACGCCTGA
- the obgE gene encoding GTPase ObgE — MANFVDRVVLHLRAGNGGHGVASVHREKFKPLGGPDGGNGGRGADIVLRVDQQVTTLIDYHHGPHRTAPHGRPGEGGERNGAQGEDLVLPVPSGTVVTTRDGQVLADLVGEGAEYVAARGGRGGLGNKALASQRRRAPGFALLGEPGEEGEVVLELKTLADVALIGFPSAGKSSLVSVLSAARPKIADYPFTTLVPNLGVVTAGGERFTIADVPGLIPGASEGKGLGLQFLRHVERCHVLVHVIDCATLEPGRDPLTDLEVIEAELAAYVPHGELGGIPLAERVRVVVLNKADVPEARELAEMVRPDLESQGYEVHVVSAVAHQGLKELTFSLAAHVRRARAEQVALEPARTVVRPRAVDDEGFTVRRENTAQGEVFRVVGERPTRWVHQTDFANDEAVGYLADRLNRLGVEDGLLKAGAVAGSTVLIGPEDDAVVFDWEPTMAAGAELLGSRGSDLRLDERSRPTRAEKRDAFHARKDAETAVREEMEAERRAGRWSDPDRRE; from the coding sequence ATGGCCAACTTCGTGGACCGGGTCGTGCTGCACCTGCGCGCCGGCAACGGCGGTCACGGCGTCGCCTCCGTGCACCGGGAGAAGTTCAAGCCGCTGGGCGGTCCGGACGGCGGCAACGGCGGGAGGGGCGCGGACATCGTCCTGCGCGTCGACCAGCAGGTGACCACGCTCATCGACTACCACCACGGCCCGCACCGCACCGCGCCCCACGGCCGCCCCGGCGAGGGGGGCGAGCGCAACGGTGCCCAGGGCGAGGACCTGGTGCTGCCGGTGCCCTCGGGCACGGTCGTCACCACCCGCGACGGGCAGGTGCTGGCCGACCTCGTGGGCGAGGGCGCCGAGTACGTCGCGGCCCGCGGCGGCCGCGGCGGACTGGGCAACAAGGCGCTCGCCTCGCAGCGCCGCAGGGCTCCGGGCTTCGCGCTCCTCGGCGAGCCGGGGGAGGAGGGCGAGGTCGTCCTCGAGCTCAAGACCCTCGCCGACGTCGCGCTCATCGGCTTCCCGTCCGCGGGCAAGTCCTCGCTGGTCTCGGTGCTCTCGGCCGCCCGGCCCAAGATCGCCGACTACCCCTTCACCACCCTGGTGCCCAACCTGGGCGTCGTCACCGCCGGCGGCGAACGGTTCACGATCGCCGACGTCCCCGGGCTGATCCCCGGCGCCTCGGAGGGCAAGGGCCTGGGCCTGCAGTTCCTCCGGCACGTCGAGCGCTGCCACGTGCTCGTGCACGTCATCGACTGCGCGACGCTGGAGCCGGGTCGCGACCCGCTCACCGACCTCGAGGTGATCGAGGCCGAGCTGGCGGCCTACGTGCCGCACGGGGAGCTGGGCGGCATCCCGCTGGCCGAGCGCGTCCGCGTGGTGGTCCTCAACAAGGCCGACGTGCCCGAGGCGCGCGAGCTCGCCGAGATGGTCCGGCCCGACCTCGAGTCCCAGGGGTATGAGGTCCACGTCGTCTCCGCGGTCGCTCACCAGGGCCTGAAGGAGCTGACCTTCTCCCTGGCCGCGCACGTGCGCCGGGCCCGGGCCGAGCAGGTCGCCCTCGAGCCCGCGCGCACCGTCGTGCGGCCCCGGGCCGTCGACGACGAGGGCTTCACCGTGCGCCGGGAGAACACCGCGCAGGGCGAGGTCTTCCGCGTGGTGGGGGAGCGGCCGACCCGGTGGGTGCACCAGACCGACTTCGCCAACGACGAGGCCGTCGGCTACCTGGCCGACCGGCTCAACCGTCTCGGGGTCGAGGACGGCCTGCTCAAGGCGGGTGCGGTCGCGGGGTCCACGGTCCTCATCGGCCCCGAGGACGACGCGGTCGTCTTCGACTGGGAGCCCACGATGGCAGCCGGCGCCGAGCTGCTCGGCTCCAGGGGCAGCGACCTGCGCCTGGACGAGCGCTCCCGGCCCACGCGCGCCGAGAAGCGCGACGCCTTCCACGCCCGCAAGGACGCCGAGACGGCCGTCCGGGAGGAGATGGAGGCCGAGCGCCGGGCGGGCCGGTGGTCCGACCCCGACCGGCGGGAGTGA
- the proB gene encoding glutamate 5-kinase — translation MASIPDPGIVRDARRLVVKVGSSSLTGPRGGLDGFRVQAVASTLARRAMDGVEIVLVSSGAIAAGMGPLGLTRRPKDLATQQAAASAGQGVLLSAYANAFTMHGVKVGQVLLTADDMHRRSHYVNASRTLERLLELEILPIINENDTVATDEIRFGDNDRLAALVAHLVSADALLLLSDVDALYDGHPSTPGTHRIRHVASAAQIADVDVSAHGSQVGTGGMATKVAAAQMATAEGIGVLLTSAEQMTAAFAGDDVGTLFTPTGTRSPARRRWLAHATAATGRVVLDAGAVEAVVRHQTSLLPVGITRVDGRFAAGDTVDLCDPEGHVVARGLVGYDAQELRPLVGRRLDRAGGLRNGAPAPRPVVRRDDLVVLGPGTLPIP, via the coding sequence ATGGCCAGCATCCCCGACCCCGGCATCGTCCGCGACGCGCGGAGGCTGGTCGTCAAGGTGGGCTCGTCCTCGCTGACCGGTCCCCGGGGCGGGCTGGACGGCTTCCGGGTGCAGGCCGTGGCCAGCACGCTGGCCAGGCGTGCCATGGACGGGGTGGAGATCGTCCTGGTCTCCTCCGGCGCGATCGCCGCCGGGATGGGGCCGCTGGGGCTGACCCGCCGGCCCAAGGACCTCGCGACCCAGCAGGCCGCGGCCAGCGCGGGTCAGGGCGTGCTGCTCAGCGCCTACGCCAACGCGTTCACGATGCACGGCGTCAAGGTCGGCCAGGTGCTGCTCACCGCCGACGACATGCACCGCCGCAGCCACTACGTCAACGCCTCGCGCACGCTCGAGCGGCTGCTGGAGCTGGAGATCCTGCCGATCATCAACGAGAACGACACGGTGGCCACCGACGAGATCCGCTTCGGGGACAACGACCGGCTCGCCGCCCTCGTGGCGCACCTGGTCAGCGCCGACGCCCTGCTGCTGCTCTCCGACGTGGACGCCCTCTACGACGGGCACCCGAGCACCCCCGGCACCCACCGGATCCGGCACGTGGCCTCCGCGGCCCAGATCGCCGACGTGGACGTCTCCGCGCACGGCTCGCAGGTGGGCACCGGCGGGATGGCCACCAAGGTCGCGGCCGCGCAGATGGCCACCGCCGAAGGCATCGGCGTGCTGCTCACCAGCGCCGAGCAGATGACGGCCGCCTTCGCCGGCGACGACGTCGGGACCCTGTTCACCCCGACCGGCACGCGCAGCCCCGCACGCCGCCGCTGGCTCGCCCACGCCACCGCGGCGACCGGCCGGGTGGTGCTGGACGCTGGCGCCGTCGAGGCGGTCGTGCGGCACCAGACCTCGCTGCTGCCGGTCGGCATCACGCGCGTCGACGGCCGCTTCGCCGCCGGCGACACCGTGGACCTGTGCGACCCGGAGGGCCACGTGGTGGCCCGTGGGCTCGTCGGCTACGACGCCCAGGAGCTGCGCCCGCTCGTCGGCCGCCGGCTCGACCGCGCCGGCGGGCTGCGCAACGGCGCACCCGCGCCCCGGCCCGTCGTGCGCCGGGACGATCTGGTCGTGCTCGGACCGGGCACGCTGCCCATACCCTGA
- a CDS encoding glutamate-5-semialdehyde dehydrogenase, protein MTAQTVAEIPADVREHVHETARGARTAARQLALLTRAQKDAALLALADAVDAAAASVVAANVQDLERGREKGLPTNLLDRLTLDEERVHAVARGLRQVAALPDPVGEVVRGSTLANGLQIRQVRVPMGVVGMIYEARPNVTVDAAGLGLKSGNAVILRGGSAAASTNTRLVEVLRAALAEQGISPDAVNLLTEGGHDAARALMTARGLVDLVIPRGGASLIQTVVTQSTVPVIETGVGNCHVYVDASADTDMAVEVVVNSKTHRNSVCNAAESLLVHRDAADRVLPAIMARLGAAGVTVHGDAAMEGYAESAGTAHVPVTDEDDDTEFLSADLSARVVDSLDQAIAHVQEHTSGHTEAIVTADRAAARRFTTEVDAAAVMVNASTRFTDGEEFGFGAEIGISTQKLHARGPMALPELTTTKWVVEGDGQVR, encoded by the coding sequence ATGACCGCCCAGACCGTCGCCGAGATCCCCGCGGACGTCCGCGAGCACGTGCACGAGACCGCGCGCGGCGCCCGCACGGCGGCCCGGCAGCTCGCCCTGCTCACCCGTGCGCAGAAGGACGCCGCGCTGCTCGCGCTGGCCGACGCCGTCGACGCCGCCGCGGCCTCGGTCGTCGCGGCCAACGTCCAGGACCTGGAGCGCGGCCGCGAGAAGGGCCTGCCCACCAACCTGCTGGACCGTCTCACCCTCGACGAGGAGCGGGTGCACGCGGTCGCCCGGGGGCTGCGCCAGGTCGCCGCGCTGCCGGACCCGGTGGGGGAGGTGGTGCGCGGCTCGACCCTGGCCAACGGTCTGCAGATCCGTCAGGTCCGGGTGCCCATGGGTGTGGTCGGGATGATCTACGAGGCCCGTCCCAACGTCACCGTCGACGCCGCCGGCCTCGGGCTCAAGAGCGGCAACGCGGTGATCCTGCGCGGCGGGTCGGCCGCCGCCTCGACCAACACCCGGCTCGTGGAGGTGCTGCGCGCCGCGCTGGCGGAGCAGGGCATCAGCCCCGACGCGGTCAACCTGCTCACCGAGGGCGGCCACGACGCGGCCCGTGCGCTGATGACCGCGCGCGGACTGGTCGACCTCGTGATCCCGCGCGGCGGGGCCAGCCTGATCCAGACCGTCGTCACCCAGTCGACCGTCCCGGTGATCGAGACCGGCGTGGGCAACTGCCACGTCTACGTCGACGCCTCGGCCGACACCGACATGGCCGTGGAGGTGGTCGTCAACTCCAAGACCCACCGCAACTCGGTGTGCAACGCCGCCGAGTCGCTGCTCGTGCACCGGGACGCCGCCGACCGGGTCCTGCCCGCCATCATGGCGCGCCTGGGCGCAGCCGGCGTCACGGTGCACGGCGACGCCGCGATGGAGGGGTATGCCGAGTCCGCCGGGACCGCGCACGTCCCGGTCACCGACGAGGACGACGACACCGAGTTCCTCTCCGCGGACCTCTCCGCGCGGGTGGTCGACAGCCTCGACCAGGCGATCGCGCACGTCCAGGAGCACACCAGCGGGCACACCGAGGCGATCGTCACCGCCGACCGGGCCGCGGCACGCCGCTTCACCACCGAGGTGGACGCCGCGGCCGTGATGGTCAACGCCTCGACCCGCTTCACCGACGGCGAGGAGTTCGGGTTCGGCGCCGAGATCGGCATCTCGACCCAGAAGCTGCACGCCCGGGGGCCCATGGCGCTCCCGGAGCTGACCACCACCAAATGGGTCGTGGAGGGCGACGGTCAGGTGCGGTGA
- a CDS encoding glycosyltransferase family 2 protein, with translation MPSPARPVLSVVVPMFEEEDVLPLLVARLRPVLDGLGEAYEVVAVDDGSRDATPVLLASARRRWPQLRVLRLRANAGHQAAISAGLAAARGDWVVTLDADLQDPPEVVPQMLEAARAHDADVVYGVRTDRSADSAFKRHTARAFYAGMRAIGAKDAPDAAGDYRLMSRATVEAVNALPEEHRVLRLVVPALGFPSATVGYARAARAAGRSKYPLSRMVRLTVDSVTGFSLAPLRLATWFGLGGFVLAVGLLAYALVAKATGHTVAGWTSTVVIVAAFGALQLLSLGIMGEYVGRIYSTLQRRPSYYVAHDSLHETSAEHDPTVRAAQDGPDRPGARPEHARQDVPHRT, from the coding sequence ATGCCGTCGCCCGCCCGTCCCGTCCTCTCGGTCGTCGTGCCGATGTTCGAGGAGGAGGACGTGCTGCCGCTGCTGGTGGCCCGGCTCCGTCCGGTGCTGGACGGCCTCGGGGAGGCCTACGAGGTGGTGGCCGTGGACGACGGCAGCCGCGACGCCACCCCCGTGCTGCTGGCATCGGCACGCCGCAGGTGGCCGCAGCTGCGGGTGCTGCGCCTGCGCGCGAACGCCGGTCACCAGGCCGCCATCTCCGCCGGTCTGGCCGCCGCCCGCGGGGACTGGGTCGTCACCCTGGACGCCGACCTGCAGGACCCGCCTGAGGTCGTCCCGCAGATGCTCGAGGCGGCCCGCGCACACGACGCCGACGTGGTCTACGGGGTGCGCACCGACCGGTCAGCCGACAGCGCGTTCAAGCGTCACACCGCCCGGGCCTTCTACGCGGGCATGCGGGCGATCGGCGCCAAGGACGCCCCCGACGCGGCCGGCGACTACCGGCTGATGTCGCGGGCGACGGTGGAGGCCGTCAACGCGCTGCCCGAGGAGCACCGGGTGCTGCGCCTGGTCGTCCCGGCCCTCGGCTTCCCCTCCGCCACGGTCGGCTACGCCCGCGCCGCACGGGCCGCCGGCCGCAGCAAGTACCCGCTGTCCAGGATGGTCAGGCTGACCGTCGACTCGGTCACCGGCTTCTCGCTGGCCCCGCTGCGGCTGGCCACCTGGTTCGGCCTGGGCGGCTTCGTCCTGGCCGTCGGCCTGCTCGCCTACGCGCTGGTGGCCAAGGCCACCGGCCACACCGTCGCCGGCTGGACCTCGACCGTGGTCATCGTCGCCGCCTTCGGCGCCCTCCAGCTGCTCAGCCTGGGGATCATGGGCGAGTACGTCGGCCGCATCTACTCCACGCTGCAGCGCCGCCCGTCCTACTACGTCGCGCACGACTCGCTGCACGAGACGAGCGCCGAGCACGACCCGACGGTCAGGGCCGCGCAGGACGGCCCCGACCGTCCTGGCGCACGCCCCGAGCACGCGCGCCAGGACGTGCCTCACCGCACCTGA
- the nadD gene encoding nicotinate-nucleotide adenylyltransferase: MRLGVMGGTFDPIHHGHLVAASEAAHLLDLDEVVFVPTGQPYRKDVTSVTPAEHRYLMTVIATASNPSFTVSRVDIDREGPTYTRDTLVDLHAQRPDDKLFFITGADALAQILSWHGVDQLWELAHFVGVTRPGHELTDAGLPEDKVTLLEVPAMAISSTDCRERTATGEPVWYLVPDGVVQYIGKYHLYREDPS; this comes from the coding sequence ATGCGTCTCGGGGTGATGGGTGGGACCTTCGACCCCATCCACCACGGGCACCTGGTGGCGGCCAGCGAGGCCGCCCATCTGCTCGACCTCGACGAGGTCGTCTTCGTGCCGACCGGGCAGCCCTACCGCAAGGACGTCACCAGCGTCACGCCCGCGGAGCACCGCTACCTGATGACGGTCATCGCGACCGCGTCCAACCCCAGCTTCACCGTCAGCCGCGTCGACATCGACCGCGAGGGGCCCACCTACACCCGGGACACCCTGGTGGACCTGCACGCGCAGCGCCCCGACGACAAGCTGTTCTTCATCACCGGCGCCGACGCGCTGGCCCAGATCCTGTCCTGGCACGGGGTAGACCAGCTGTGGGAGCTCGCGCACTTCGTCGGGGTCACCCGGCCCGGGCACGAGCTGACCGACGCGGGCCTGCCCGAGGACAAGGTGACGCTGCTCGAGGTGCCGGCCATGGCCATCTCCTCGACCGACTGCCGGGAGCGGACCGCCACCGGCGAGCCGGTCTGGTACCTCGTGCCCGACGGCGTCGTCCAGTACATCGGCAAGTACCACCTCTACAGGGAGGACCCCTCGTGA
- the rsfS gene encoding ribosome silencing factor: MTATARAVELARAAASAAQDKLAQDVVGLDVSAQLALTDVFVIASAPGERQVGAIVEAVEERLAELGSRPLRREGQREGRWVLLDFSDIVVHVMHTEDREFYDLERLWKDCPAVALPQDGQAAGAGA, from the coding sequence GTGACCGCAACCGCACGCGCGGTCGAGCTGGCCCGGGCCGCCGCCTCGGCCGCCCAGGACAAGCTCGCCCAGGACGTCGTCGGCCTGGACGTCTCCGCCCAGCTGGCCCTGACCGACGTCTTCGTCATCGCCTCGGCCCCGGGCGAGCGCCAGGTCGGCGCGATCGTCGAGGCGGTGGAGGAACGGCTCGCCGAGCTCGGCTCCAGGCCGCTGCGCCGGGAGGGTCAGCGCGAGGGCCGGTGGGTGCTGCTCGACTTCAGCGACATCGTCGTCCACGTCATGCACACCGAGGACCGGGAGTTCTACGACCTGGAGCGGCTGTGGAAGGACTGCCCGGCCGTGGCGCTGCCCCAGGACGGGCAGGCCGCCGGGGCGGGCGCCTGA
- a CDS encoding histidine phosphatase family protein, producing the protein MRRVIVWRHGETEQNAGGIYQGQLDSHLSARGREQAAAAAQALADRGASRLLSSDLARAADTAEALSARTGLPVEHDPRLREIHVGQWQGLRHADVAERFPDALAALDRGEDTVRGVTGERVAELQVRMRAAFEELVRRLDVGDTAVVTTHGLASRALIADVVGLTYRQAWLSLVGLHNCHWAELVEHRTGWRLEAWNVGVTASVGSVTDR; encoded by the coding sequence ATGAGACGGGTCATCGTCTGGCGGCACGGGGAGACCGAGCAGAACGCCGGAGGCATCTACCAGGGGCAGCTCGACAGCCACCTGTCCGCGCGCGGCCGGGAGCAGGCCGCGGCCGCCGCGCAGGCGCTGGCCGATCGGGGAGCGAGCCGGCTGCTGTCCAGCGACCTGGCCCGTGCTGCGGACACCGCCGAGGCACTGTCCGCCCGCACCGGCCTCCCGGTGGAGCACGACCCCCGCCTGCGGGAGATCCACGTGGGGCAGTGGCAGGGGCTGCGCCACGCCGACGTCGCGGAGCGTTTCCCCGACGCCCTCGCCGCGCTCGACCGTGGTGAGGACACGGTCCGGGGCGTGACGGGGGAGCGGGTCGCCGAGCTGCAGGTGCGAATGCGCGCCGCGTTCGAGGAGCTCGTGCGCCGCCTGGACGTCGGGGACACCGCGGTGGTGACCACGCACGGCCTGGCCAGCCGGGCGCTCATCGCCGACGTCGTCGGGCTGACCTACCGGCAGGCCTGGCTCTCCCTGGTGGGGCTGCACAACTGCCACTGGGCCGAGCTCGTGGAGCACCGCACGGGGTGGCGCCTGGAGGCCTGGAACGTCGGCGTGACCGCCAGCGTGGGCAGCGTCACCGACCGCTGA
- a CDS encoding type II toxin-antitoxin system PemK/MazF family toxin, whose amino-acid sequence MNGPGLARGLRRAARAVVRAARPQTRAEIVDPPQARTAAYSYAPVDDDRADPGEVVWAWVPFEEDRRKGKDRPVLVVGRDGSRLLALQLTSKDHDRDEAQEASVGRYWTDIGSGGWDRRRRPSEARVNRLLRLEPSAVRRTGAVLDEEIFDRVLQEVRRHFPQP is encoded by the coding sequence ATGAACGGCCCGGGTCTGGCCCGAGGGCTGCGCCGTGCCGCGCGCGCCGTGGTGCGGGCGGCACGGCCGCAGACGCGGGCCGAGATCGTCGACCCGCCGCAGGCACGGACCGCGGCCTACTCCTACGCGCCGGTCGACGACGACCGGGCCGACCCCGGCGAGGTGGTGTGGGCCTGGGTGCCCTTCGAGGAGGACCGCAGGAAGGGCAAGGACCGCCCCGTGCTCGTGGTGGGCCGGGACGGCAGTCGGCTGCTGGCGCTGCAGCTGACGAGCAAGGACCACGACCGCGACGAGGCCCAGGAGGCCTCGGTGGGCCGCTACTGGACCGATATCGGCAGCGGCGGCTGGGACCGACGCCGCCGCCCCAGCGAGGCGAGGGTCAACCGGCTGCTGCGGCTCGAGCCGTCGGCGGTGCGCCGGACGGGGGCGGTGCTGGACGAGGAGATCTTCGACCGGGTGCTGCAGGAGGTGCGTCGGCACTTCCCGCAGCCCTGA
- a CDS encoding IclR family transcriptional regulator — MVHPRPDERPRGVQSVDRALDILELLASRPGTLGVTEIARGTGLAPGTAHRLLVGLAQRGWVRQDPGRRYGVGPGALRIGGAAATTLAVVAAPALRTAVEVTGETANLASLDGDVMVYVAQSPSPHTLRIFAEVGRPVPLHSTAVGKVVLAGMAPGPAMELLAGTRRTARTPHTLTDLAQLRDELDRVREQGWAMDDEEQELGVRCVAVPVATGSAWTRMALSVSGPTERMSRDRAVAVVPDLRRIAEDLGRRELGAAG, encoded by the coding sequence ATGGTCCACCCGCGTCCCGACGAGCGTCCCCGCGGCGTGCAGTCCGTGGACCGGGCGCTGGACATCCTCGAGCTGCTCGCCTCCCGCCCAGGCACCCTCGGCGTCACCGAGATCGCCCGGGGCACCGGGTTGGCCCCGGGCACCGCGCACCGGCTGCTCGTCGGTCTGGCCCAGCGCGGCTGGGTCCGCCAGGACCCGGGACGCCGGTACGGCGTGGGGCCGGGCGCCCTGCGCATCGGCGGTGCTGCGGCCACCACGCTGGCGGTGGTGGCCGCCCCCGCGCTGCGGACCGCGGTGGAGGTGACCGGGGAGACGGCCAACCTGGCCTCCCTGGACGGGGACGTGATGGTCTACGTCGCGCAGTCGCCGTCGCCGCACACGCTGCGGATCTTCGCCGAGGTGGGCCGGCCGGTCCCACTGCACTCGACCGCGGTCGGCAAGGTGGTGCTCGCCGGGATGGCCCCCGGTCCGGCCATGGAGCTGCTGGCCGGCACCCGGCGGACGGCGCGCACACCGCATACCCTCACCGACCTCGCCCAGCTGCGGGACGAGCTGGACCGCGTGCGTGAGCAAGGCTGGGCGATGGACGACGAGGAGCAGGAGCTGGGGGTGCGTTGCGTCGCCGTCCCGGTCGCCACCGGCAGCGCGTGGACCAGGATGGCGCTGTCCGTGAGCGGCCCGACCGAGCGGATGTCCAGGGACCGCGCGGTCGCCGTCGTGCCCGACCTGCGCAGGATCGCCGAGGACCTCGGCCGGCGCGAGCTGGGGGCGGCGGGATGA
- a CDS encoding L-lactate permease has product MDNLAVLSLLAIAPILLVGVLLAGLRWPAKYAMPVGYAVTVLIALTVWKMHPEAVAAATIEGLIIAVTLLYIVFGALLLLATVIGSGAMSTIRAGFTSISPDRRVQAIIIGWLFGSFIEGASGFGTPAAVVAPLMLALGFPAMAAVMVGLIIQSTPVSFGAVGTPMIVGVGSGLKDGAGVDERVAELGLTYDGYVAHIATEVAIIHAICGLLIPLIIAVMLTGFFGERRSFAEGLKIWPFALYASVAMTVPYVIVAVLAGPEFPALIGGLVGLALVMFTSSKGFLMPKETFDFGPRTSWEERWMGKVDIDHLYVGKKKMSMVVAWMPYVIIALLLLATRLIDPIKAALTSAAPWVSIPFTNILGTEISTTWQLLYSPGTVFIVTVLITYLLHRMSAEQIKSTWKVAGGQIFGTAVALLFALPLVRLLIRSGPDFTASGLASMPVTLAEGAAAVAGANWPLISPWIGALGAFVAGSNTVSNLTFSLFQFATGQEIGVTPDTVVATQAVGGAGGNPIAIHNIVAASATVGLLGREGDLIRKTALVTAYYCLTAGVIGYLMIYGVGLHAGLIQGIFLVALLVGLVVWMRRRDSLLVAAD; this is encoded by the coding sequence GTGGACAACCTTGCTGTGCTGAGCCTGCTGGCCATCGCCCCGATCCTGCTGGTCGGGGTGCTCCTCGCCGGCTTGCGCTGGCCGGCCAAGTACGCCATGCCCGTGGGCTACGCCGTCACGGTCCTGATCGCCCTGACGGTGTGGAAGATGCACCCGGAGGCGGTCGCCGCGGCCACGATCGAGGGCCTCATCATCGCGGTCACGCTCCTCTACATCGTCTTCGGCGCGCTCCTGCTGCTCGCCACCGTCATCGGCAGCGGCGCGATGAGCACGATCCGCGCCGGCTTCACCTCGATCTCGCCGGACCGCCGGGTCCAGGCGATCATCATCGGCTGGCTCTTCGGGTCGTTCATCGAGGGCGCCTCCGGCTTCGGCACACCAGCCGCGGTGGTCGCGCCGCTCATGCTCGCGCTCGGCTTCCCGGCCATGGCGGCGGTCATGGTGGGGCTGATCATCCAGTCCACGCCGGTCTCGTTCGGCGCGGTCGGCACCCCGATGATCGTCGGCGTCGGCAGCGGCCTGAAGGACGGCGCCGGCGTCGACGAGCGGGTCGCCGAGCTCGGCCTCACCTACGACGGCTACGTCGCGCACATCGCCACCGAGGTGGCCATCATCCACGCGATCTGCGGGTTGCTCATCCCGCTCATCATCGCGGTCATGCTGACCGGCTTCTTCGGCGAGCGCCGCAGCTTCGCCGAGGGCCTGAAGATCTGGCCCTTCGCGCTCTACGCCTCCGTGGCCATGACCGTGCCCTATGTCATCGTCGCCGTCCTGGCCGGCCCCGAGTTCCCCGCGCTCATCGGTGGCCTCGTCGGCCTGGCGCTGGTGATGTTCACCTCGAGCAAGGGCTTCCTGATGCCGAAGGAGACCTTCGACTTCGGCCCCCGCACCTCCTGGGAGGAGCGGTGGATGGGAAAGGTGGACATCGACCACCTCTACGTCGGCAAGAAGAAGATGAGCATGGTCGTCGCCTGGATGCCCTACGTCATCATCGCGCTGCTCCTGCTCGCCACCCGCCTGATCGACCCGATCAAGGCCGCGCTGACCTCGGCCGCGCCGTGGGTGTCGATCCCCTTCACCAACATCCTGGGCACCGAGATCTCCACGACCTGGCAACTTCTCTACAGCCCGGGCACGGTCTTCATCGTCACGGTGCTGATCACCTACCTGCTGCACCGGATGAGCGCCGAGCAGATCAAGAGCACGTGGAAGGTCGCCGGGGGACAGATCTTCGGCACCGCCGTGGCTCTGCTCTTCGCGCTGCCGCTCGTGCGGCTACTCATCCGCTCCGGTCCGGACTTCACCGCGTCCGGCCTGGCCAGCATGCCGGTGACGCTCGCCGAGGGCGCGGCTGCCGTCGCAGGTGCCAACTGGCCGCTGATCAGCCCCTGGATCGGGGCGCTGGGTGCGTTCGTCGCGGGCTCCAACACCGTGTCCAACCTGACCTTCTCGCTGTTCCAGTTCGCCACCGGCCAGGAGATCGGCGTCACGCCGGACACGGTCGTCGCGACGCAGGCGGTCGGCGGTGCCGGCGGCAACCCGATCGCGATCCACAACATCGTGGCGGCCTCGGCCACGGTCGGCCTGCTCGGCCGCGAGGGCGACCTCATCCGCAAGACCGCGCTGGTCACCGCCTACTACTGCCTGACCGCGGGCGTGATCGGCTACCTGATGATCTACGGCGTCGGACTGCACGCCGGCCTGATCCAGGGCATCTTCCTGGTCGCGCTGCTGGTCGGGCTCGTGGTCTGGATGCGGCGCCGCGACTCGCTCCTGGTGGCCGCCGACTGA